A stretch of the Psychroserpens sp. Hel_I_66 genome encodes the following:
- the hisA gene encoding 1-(5-phosphoribosyl)-5-[(5-phosphoribosylamino)methylideneamino]imidazole-4-carboxamide isomerase, which produces MRIIPAIDIIEGKCVRLTKGDYSTKKIYSENPIEIAKMFEGAGIQYLHLVDLDGAKAKQIVNYKVLEQITSKTTLKVDFGGGLKSNEDLHIAFNSGAKQITGGSIAVKDPKTFEAWISKYGGTKIILGADCNNEKIAVSGWQEESNLGVMPFIKNYENKGINYVICTDIAKDGMLEGPSFDLYKRILETSKNIKLIASGGVTSIDDLNALENIGCEGAIIGKALYEGHIKLKDLETYS; this is translated from the coding sequence ATGAGAATTATACCAGCAATAGACATCATCGAAGGAAAATGTGTGAGACTCACTAAAGGAGATTATAGCACAAAAAAAATATATAGCGAAAACCCAATTGAAATAGCCAAAATGTTTGAAGGTGCTGGAATTCAATATTTGCATTTGGTAGATTTGGATGGTGCAAAAGCCAAACAAATAGTTAACTACAAAGTGCTAGAACAAATTACCTCAAAAACCACTTTAAAGGTCGATTTTGGAGGCGGTTTGAAATCCAATGAAGATTTACACATTGCATTCAACTCTGGTGCAAAGCAAATCACAGGAGGAAGTATTGCAGTAAAAGACCCAAAAACCTTTGAGGCTTGGATATCAAAATATGGAGGTACTAAAATTATTCTTGGAGCAGATTGCAATAATGAAAAGATTGCTGTGAGTGGTTGGCAAGAAGAAAGTAATTTAGGAGTAATGCCATTTATTAAAAATTATGAAAATAAGGGTATAAATTATGTGATCTGTACTGATATAGCTAAAGATGGAATGCTTGAAGGCCCTTCGTTTGATTTGTATAAGCGAATTTTGGAAACATCTAAAAACATAAAACTAATAGCTTCGGGAGGTGTGACTTCTATTGATGATTTAAATGCTTTAGAGAATATTGGTTGTGAAGGAGCAATTATTGGAAAAGCACTTTATGAAGGACATATTAAGCTTAAAGATTTAGAAACATATTCTTAA
- the hisF gene encoding imidazole glycerol phosphate synthase subunit HisF produces MLTKRIIPCLDIKNGRTVKGVNFVDLRDAGDPVELAKQYAKLGADELVFLDISATLEGRKTMHDMVLKVAEHVNIPFTVGGGISSIEDVDDLLKCGADKISINSSAVKRPDLVNQLSEKFGSQCVVVAIDSKQIDGEWIVHLAGGTIPTKLNLFDWAKEVEKRGAGEILFTSMNNDGTKKGFANEALAKLSEEINIPIIASGGAGNMQHFVDTFKVGKADAALAASVFHFGEIEILDLKKELRNNNITVRL; encoded by the coding sequence ATGCTAACAAAAAGAATAATCCCTTGTCTGGACATCAAAAACGGTAGGACTGTTAAAGGTGTGAATTTTGTGGATTTGCGTGATGCTGGAGATCCCGTAGAATTGGCTAAGCAATACGCTAAACTTGGTGCAGATGAACTTGTGTTTTTAGATATTTCTGCAACATTGGAAGGTCGTAAAACCATGCACGATATGGTTTTGAAAGTCGCAGAGCACGTGAATATACCTTTTACTGTTGGTGGTGGAATTTCATCCATCGAAGATGTTGACGACTTATTGAAATGCGGTGCAGATAAAATCTCAATCAACTCAAGTGCAGTAAAACGCCCAGATTTGGTAAATCAATTATCAGAAAAATTTGGAAGTCAATGTGTGGTTGTCGCCATTGATTCTAAGCAAATTGATGGTGAATGGATCGTTCATCTAGCAGGAGGAACCATCCCAACTAAACTCAACTTATTCGATTGGGCTAAAGAAGTTGAAAAACGAGGCGCAGGAGAAATTTTGTTTACATCAATGAACAACGACGGAACTAAAAAGGGCTTCGCTAATGAGGCACTGGCTAAACTTTCCGAAGAAATTAATATTCCGATTATCGCATCGGGAGGCGCTGGTAACATGCAACATTTTGTAGATACCTTTAAAGTTGGAAAGGCTGATGCTGCTTTGGCTGCCAGTGTATTTCACTTTGGCGAGATCGAGATTTTGGATTTGAAAAAAGAATTAAGAAACAACAATATTACAGTACGACTTTAA
- the hisIE gene encoding bifunctional phosphoribosyl-AMP cyclohydrolase/phosphoribosyl-ATP diphosphatase HisIE has product MNIDYAKNNGLVPAIIQDAITNKVLMLGYMNADAVKKTLETKLVTFFSRTKQRLWTKGEESGNVLNLVSVKLDCDSDTLLIKVNPEGPTCHKGTDTCWNEDNEQTFGFLSDLEKTIAHRKNNATEDTSYVASLFAKGINKIAQKVGEEAVEVVIEAKDNDDTLFLDESADLLFHYMILLQAKGFKLNDVVDVLKSREK; this is encoded by the coding sequence ATGAACATAGATTACGCAAAAAATAACGGACTTGTACCAGCAATAATTCAGGATGCAATAACGAATAAAGTGTTGATGCTCGGTTATATGAATGCTGACGCAGTGAAGAAAACACTTGAAACTAAGCTTGTAACATTTTTTAGTAGAACTAAGCAACGCTTATGGACCAAAGGAGAAGAAAGTGGTAATGTACTCAATCTGGTAAGTGTAAAATTAGATTGTGATAGCGATACGCTTTTGATCAAGGTAAATCCCGAAGGCCCAACTTGCCACAAAGGTACAGATACGTGTTGGAATGAAGATAATGAACAAACTTTTGGGTTTTTATCGGATTTGGAAAAAACGATAGCACACAGAAAGAATAATGCTACGGAAGACACCTCTTATGTAGCCTCTTTGTTCGCAAAAGGAATTAATAAGATTGCTCAAAAAGTAGGAGAGGAGGCAGTTGAAGTTGTGATTGAAGCTAAAGATAATGATGATACATTATTTCTTGATGAAAGTGCAGATTTGCTGTTTCATTACATGATTTTATTACAAGCAAAGGGTTTTAAATTAAATGATGTCGT